The following coding sequences lie in one Arachis ipaensis cultivar K30076 chromosome B03, Araip1.1, whole genome shotgun sequence genomic window:
- the LOC107629110 gene encoding dof zinc finger protein DOF3.6 isoform X2 translates to MVFSSIPVYVDPPNWQQQGNVNDNPHLLPPLPPQVQAGPVGGGGAIAGSIRPGSMADRARLAKIPPPEAALKCPRCDSTNTKFCYFNNYSLSQPRHFCKACRRYWTKGGTLRNVPVGGGCRRNKKNKRSSSRSKSPPNNNNEKQQSSSAIPSNNIPPHELIGHHQLSHQPPPNLPFMASLQNHLSRYGGGGGVASNMGLSLTDHHPHMGFVGNGGVVDQWRLQQFPFLNGFDSNSSSAAVASSISYPNTFHHENDQGSSGLVVGVDIAGNSRVNNNQMQPPVKMEENGAMNLSSRTTTTNLNVSHHHQNHQYYSWNTDMSALAASSSTPHNLL, encoded by the exons CAAGGGAATGTCAATGATAACCCTCACCTACTTCCGCCGCTACCCCCACAGGTTCAGGCAGGACCTGTGGGAGGAGGCGGCGCAATTGCTGGCTCGATCAGACCTGGGTCAATGGCTGATCGAGCCAGGCTAGCAAAGATACCACCTCCAGAGGCTGCCCTCAAGTGTCCTCGTTGCGATTCCACGAACACCAAGTTCTGTTACTTCAACAACTACAGCCTGTCTCAGCCCCGCCACTTCTGCAAGGCCTGTAGGCGCTACTGGACAAAAGGTGGCACTCTGAGGAACGTTCCGGTGGGCGGTGGTTGCCGCCGTAACAAGAAGAACAAGAGGAGTAGTAGCCGGTCGAAATCTCCACCAAACAATAACAATGAAAAGCAACAATCATCGAGTGCAATTCCTTCAAACAACATCCCTCCTCATGAGCTGATTGGTCATCATCAGTTATCTCATCAACCACCACCAAACCTTCCTTTCATGGCTTCTCTCCAGAATCATCTTAGCCGCTATGGTGGGGGAGGAGGAGTTGCTTCAAACATGGGTCTGAGCTTAACGGATCATCATCCTCACATGGGGTTTGTTGGTAATGGAGGAGTAGTGGATCAGTGGCGGCTGCAGCAGTTTCCGTTCTTAAACGGTTTTGATTCGAATTCTTCTTCAGCTGCAGTAGCATCGTCGATATCATACCCTAACACTTTTCATCATGAAAATGATCA AGGTTCTTCAGGCTTGGTTGTTGGTGTTGACATAGCTGGAAATTCTAGGGTTAATAATAATCAGATGCAACCACCAGTGAAAATGGAAGAAAACGGAGCCATGAATTTGTcatcaagaacaacaacaaccaaCTTGAATgtctctcatcatcatcaaaatcatcaatacTATTCTTGGAACACTGATATGTCAGCTCTAGCTGCTTCTTCTTCCACTCCTCATAATCTCTTATAA
- the LOC107629110 gene encoding dof zinc finger protein DOF3.6 isoform X1: MVFSSIPVYVDPPNWQQQGNVNDNPHLLPPLPPQVQAGPVGGGGAIAGSIRPGSMADRARLAKIPPPEAALKCPRCDSTNTKFCYFNNYSLSQPRHFCKACRRYWTKGGTLRNVPVGGGCRRNKKNKRSSSRSKSPPNNNNEKQQSSSAIPSNNIPPHELIGHHQLSHQPPPNLPFMASLQNHLSRYGGGGGVASNMGLSLTDHHPHMGFVGNGGVVDQWRLQQFPFLNGFDSNSSSAAVASSISYPNTFHHENDHHQGIGGGEAVGSSGLVVGVDIAGNSRVNNNQMQPPVKMEENGAMNLSSRTTTTNLNVSHHHQNHQYYSWNTDMSALAASSSTPHNLL, encoded by the coding sequence CAAGGGAATGTCAATGATAACCCTCACCTACTTCCGCCGCTACCCCCACAGGTTCAGGCAGGACCTGTGGGAGGAGGCGGCGCAATTGCTGGCTCGATCAGACCTGGGTCAATGGCTGATCGAGCCAGGCTAGCAAAGATACCACCTCCAGAGGCTGCCCTCAAGTGTCCTCGTTGCGATTCCACGAACACCAAGTTCTGTTACTTCAACAACTACAGCCTGTCTCAGCCCCGCCACTTCTGCAAGGCCTGTAGGCGCTACTGGACAAAAGGTGGCACTCTGAGGAACGTTCCGGTGGGCGGTGGTTGCCGCCGTAACAAGAAGAACAAGAGGAGTAGTAGCCGGTCGAAATCTCCACCAAACAATAACAATGAAAAGCAACAATCATCGAGTGCAATTCCTTCAAACAACATCCCTCCTCATGAGCTGATTGGTCATCATCAGTTATCTCATCAACCACCACCAAACCTTCCTTTCATGGCTTCTCTCCAGAATCATCTTAGCCGCTATGGTGGGGGAGGAGGAGTTGCTTCAAACATGGGTCTGAGCTTAACGGATCATCATCCTCACATGGGGTTTGTTGGTAATGGAGGAGTAGTGGATCAGTGGCGGCTGCAGCAGTTTCCGTTCTTAAACGGTTTTGATTCGAATTCTTCTTCAGCTGCAGTAGCATCGTCGATATCATACCCTAACACTTTTCATCATGAAAATGATCATCATCAAGGTATTGGTGGTGGTGAAGCAGTAGGTTCTTCAGGCTTGGTTGTTGGTGTTGACATAGCTGGAAATTCTAGGGTTAATAATAATCAGATGCAACCACCAGTGAAAATGGAAGAAAACGGAGCCATGAATTTGTcatcaagaacaacaacaaccaaCTTGAATgtctctcatcatcatcaaaatcatcaatacTATTCTTGGAACACTGATATGTCAGCTCTAGCTGCTTCTTCTTCCACTCCTCATAATCTCTTATAA
- the LOC107629109 gene encoding U-box domain-containing protein 13, whose amino-acid sequence MGEGQQDDGVVDSLIDLVNEIRSISDFRPMLKKHLCNLARRLNLLTPFFQEIRDFNPALLPPNTFKATLHLRDTLQAAKDFLTFAAHCSKIFMVLERDQIMTKFYEVSARLEQSLAAVSCDQLDISDEVKEQVELVLAQFRRAKGRVDEPDTKLYEDVLSLYNNNTDVATNPDVFRQLAEKLELMGITDLTQESLALHEMVAASGGDPAGRIEKMSMLLKKIKDFVQTENLVVYDTVGGKDHSSKTSKQVTNERNHQTPVIPDDFRCPVSLELMKDPVIVSTGQTYDRSSIEKWLEAGHGTCPKTQQSLTSTVLTPNYVLRSLIEQWCEANGMEPPRRPSNSEPSKSVSAYAPAERSKIETLLQRLTCGSPEERRTAAGEIRLLAKRNADNRVAIAEAGAIPLLVGLLSVPDSRTQENAVTALLNLSIYENNKGSIVSSGAIPGIVHVLKKGSMEARENAAATLFSLSVIDENKVTIGASGAIPPLVTLLSEGTQRGKKDAATALFNLCIYQGNKGKAIRAGAIPTLMKLVTEPNGSMVDEALAILAILSSHPDGKAAIGAAEAVPFLVQFIANGSPRNKENAAAVLVHLSSGDQQYLAQARELGVMDPLLDLAQNGTDRGKRKAAQLLERMSRFLEQQTQTELHHVAHTSIDNT is encoded by the exons ATGGGGGAGGGGCAGCAAGACGATGGAGTAGTCGACAGCTTGATTGACTTGGTCAACGAGATTCGTTCCATCTCTGATTTCAGGCCTATGCTCAAGAAGCACTTGTGCAACTTAGCCAGAAGGCTCAATCTTCTCACCCCTTTCTTCCAAGAAATCAGGGACTTCAACCCTGCTCTTCTCCCTCCCAACAC TTTCAAAGCCACGCTTCACTTAAGGGACACTCTTCAAGCCGCCAAGGATTTCCTCACCTTCGCTGCTCATTGCAGTAAGATTTTCATG GTTCTTGAGAGGGACCAAATTATGACTAAGTTCTATGAGGTCTCGGCTAGGTTGGAGCAGTCTTTGGCGGCGGTTTCATGTGATCAACTCGACATTTCAGATGAAGTTAAGGAGCAG GTTGAGCTAGTTCTTGCTCAGTTCAGAAGAGCAAAAGGGAGGGTTGATGAACCTGATACCAAGTTGTATGAGGATGTGTTGTCCCTCTATAACAATAACACTGATGTAGCTACCAATCCAGATGTTTTTCGGCAGTTAGCAGAGAAGTTGGAATTGATGGGAATAACTGATCTCACACAAGAGTCACTTGCGCTGCACGAGATGGTGGCCGCAAGTGGTGGCGATCCGGCCGGACGCATTGAGAAGATGTCCATGCTATTGAAGAAGATAAAAGATTTTGTTCAAACTGAAAATCTAGTTGTGTATGATACTGTAGGAGGAAAGGACCATTCTTCAAAAACCAGCAAACAAGTCACAAATGAAAGGAATCATCAGACGCCTGTTATCCCTGATGATTTTCGATGTCCTGTTTCTCTTGAATTGATGAAGGATCCTGTCATTGTTTCAACAGGACag ACTTATGACCGTTCTTCTATTGAGAAGTGGTTAGAAGCAGGGCATGGTACATGCCCAAAAACACAGCAGAGCCTCACTAGTACCGTCCTCACACCCAACTATGTCTTGCGAAGCCTCATAGAACAATGGTGCGAAGCAAATGGCATGGAACCACCGAGACGACCAAGCAATTCCGAACCTAGTAAATCAGTGTCGGCTTATGCCCCGGCCGAGCGAAGCAAGATTGAAACTCTTCTCCAAAGGCTGACTTGTGGCAGTCCAGAAGAGCGAAGAACAGCTGCAGGGGAGATCCGGCTTCTTGCAAAGCGCAATGCAGATAACCGTGTAGCCATTGCAGAAGCCGGTGCAATACCTCTCCTTGTTGGTCTCCTCTCTGTGCCTGATTCCCGCACTCAAGAGAATGCTGTTACCGCACTTCTGAATCTTTCCATATATGAAAACAACAAAGGAAGCATTGTATCTTCAGGGGCAATTCCAGGCATAGTTCATGTGCTCAAGAAGGGAAGCATGGAAGCTCGAGAAAATGCAGCAGCAACACTTTTCAGCCTATCAGTTATTGATGAAAACAAGGTTACAATTGGTGCTTCAGGAGCCATACCTCCATTAGTAACACTTCTAAGTGAGGGTACTCAGAGGGGTAAGAAAGATGCTGCAACAGCACTCTTTAATCTATGCATTTATCAAGGGAACAAGGGAAAGGCAATCAGGGCCGGTGCCATTCCCACATTGATGAAACTTGTAACAGAACCCAATGGAAGCATGGTGGATGAAGCGTTGGCCATTTTGGCAATATTGTCTAGCCATCCAGATGGAAAAGCTGCCATTGGTGCTGCAGAGGCAGTGCCCTTTTTGGTACAGTTTATTGCAAATGGTTCACCCAGGAACAAAGAAAATGCGGCTGCTGTCTTGGTTCATCTTTCTTCTGGAGATCAACAATATCTGGCTCAGGCCCGAGAGCTCGGTGTGATGGATCCTTTGTTGGATTTGGCTCAAAATGGCACAGATAGAGGAAAAAGGAAGGCAGCACAATTGCTAGAACGCATGAGCAGGTTCCTTGAGCAGCAGACTCAAACTGAACTGCACCATGTTGCACATACCAGCATTGATAATACCTGA
- the LOC107629108 gene encoding putative E3 ubiquitin-protein ligase XBAT31, with protein sequence MGQGMSCRASGNEHGLFRAVQHGDIGTVSSLLQTHPTLMHHTTVYDRHSPLHIAAANGHFQILSRLLDGSVNPDVLNRQKQTPLMLAAMHGKIACVEKLLEAGANVLLFDTHYGRTCLHYAAYYGHSSCLKAILSAAQTSPVAASWGFARFVNIRDGRGATPLHLAARQRRAECVHILLNSGALVCAATGRYSCPGSTPLHLAARAGSLDCVRKLLAWGADRLQRDASGRIPHVVALKHKHGACAALLNPASAEPLVWPSPLKVISELNPEAKALLEQALMDANREREKNILKGSEYSLPSPSDSDGADDNISEMSETELCCICFEQVCTIEVQDCCHQMCAQCTLALCCHNKPNPVTASLTAPVCPFCRSTIARLAVIKIDCYDDFDPDSVEISCSKHSKSRKSWNFNECSSSSFNKGLPAAAVGSFGKVGSRSSGRVVAENEWVDNKQQ encoded by the exons ATGGGTCAGGGGATGAGTTGCAGAGCTAGTGGCAATGAACATGGTCTCTTCCGTGCAGTTCAGCATGGTGACATTGGAACCGTTTCTTCTCTGCTTCAAACACACCCTACTCTCATGCACCACACCACTGTCTATGACCGCCACTCTCCCCTTCACATTGCTGCTGCCAATGGCCACTTTCAG ATTTTGTCTAGGCTTTTAGATGGATCTGTGAATCCAGATGTGTTGAATCGCCAAAAGCAG ACTCCACTTATGTTGGCAGCGATGCACGGCAAGATCGCCTGTGTGGAAAAGCTCCTTGAAGCTGGTGCTAAT GTGTTATTGTTTGATACTCATTATGGCAGAACATGCTTGCACTATGCTGCTTACTATGGTCATTCTTCTTGCCTCAAGGCAATTCTTTCTGCTGCTCAAACAAGTCCAGTGGCTGCATCTTG GGGGTTTGCACGGTTTGTGAATATTAGAGATGGTAGAGGTGCAACACCATTGCACTTAGCAGCACGTCAAAGACGAGCTGAATGTGTACATATTCTATTGAATAGTGGAGCTCTTGTTTGTGCTGCAACTGGAAGATATAG CTGTCCTGGTAGCACTCCTCTTCATCTGGCAGCTAGAGCAGGGTCCCTTGATTGTGTCCGGAAACTCTTGGCATGGGGTGCAGATCGTCTTCAGCGCGATGCATCTGG GCGAATACCTCATGTGGTTGCTCTGAAACACAAACATGGTGCATGTGCAGCATTGTTAAACCCTGCATCTGCAGAGCCTCTAGTTTGGCCATCACCCTTGAAGGTAATAAGTGAGCTTAATCCGGAGGCCAAAGCGCTATTAGAGCAGGCACTGATGGATGCAAACAGAGAAAGGGAGAAAAACATCTTGAAGGGAAGTGAGTACTCTCTTCCATCTCCTTCGGACTCTGATGGAGCAGATGATAATATCTCAGAG ATGAGTGAGACAGAATTGTGCTGCATCTGCTTTGAGCAAGTTTGCACAATTGAAGTCCAAGATTGTTGCCACCAAATGTGTGCACAATGCACACTAGCACTCTGCTGCCACAATAAGCCGAACCCTGTCACGGCTTCCCTTACCGCGCCAGTTTGTCCCTTCTGCCGAAGCACCATAGCCAGGCTGGCAGTTATCAAGATAGATTGCTACGACGACTTTGATCCAGACAGTGTCGAAATCAGTTGTTCCAAGCACAGCAAGTCAAGGAAGTCCTGGAACTTCAATGAGTGCAGTAGCAGCAGCTTCAACAAGGGATTACCTGCTGCTGCAGTCGGTTCATTCGGAAAGGTGGGCAGCCGAAGCTCCGGAAGGGTTGTTGCTGAAAACGAGTGGGTTGATAACAAGCAACAGTGA